In a genomic window of Sarcophilus harrisii chromosome 4, mSarHar1.11, whole genome shotgun sequence:
- the LOC116423222 gene encoding histone H3: MARTKQTARKSTGGKAPRKQLATKAARKSAPATGGVKKPHRYRPGTVALREIRRYQKSTELLIRKLPFQRLVREIAQDFKTDLRFQSSAVMALQEASEAYLVGLFEDTNLCAIHAKRVTIMPKDIQLARRIRGERA, encoded by the coding sequence ATGGCTCGTACGAAGCAGACCGCTCGTAAGTCTACGGGTGGCAAGGCGCCCCGTAAGCAGCTGGCTACTAAGGCTGCTCGCAAGAGTGCCCCTGCCACCGGCGGCGTGAAGAAGCCTCACCGCTACCGGCCCGGCACTGTGGCTCTGCGGGAGATTCGGCGCTACCAGAAGTCTACCGAGCTGCTCATCCGCAAGTTGCCCTTCCAGCGGCTGGTGCGCGAAATCGCGCAGGACTTCAAGACTGATCTTCGCTTCCAGAGTTCGGCCGTGATGGCTCTGCAGGAGGCGAGCGAAGCTTATCTAGTGGGGCTGTTCGAGGACACGAATCTGTGCGCCATCCACGCTAAGCGCGTAACGATTATGCCCAAAGATATCCAGCTGGCTCGCCGCATTCGCGGGGAGAGAGCTTGA
- the LOC116423223 gene encoding histone H2A type 3, translating into MSGRGKQGGKARAKAKSRSSRAGLQFPVGRVHRLLRKGNYSERVGAGAPVYLAAVLEYLTAEILELAGNAARDNKKTRIIPRHLQLAIRNDEELNKLLGKVTIAQGGVLPNIQAVLLPKKTESHHKAKGK; encoded by the coding sequence ATGTCTGGACGCGGAAAACAGGGAGGCAAAGCTCGTGCCAAGGCGAAGTCTCGCTCTTCCCGGGCTGGCCTGCAGTTCCCGGTGGGCCGAGTGCACCGCCTGCTCCGCAAAGGCAACTACTCGGAACGGGTGGGCGCCGGCGCGCCGGTGTACTTGGCCGCGGTCCTAGAATACCTGACGGCTGAGATCCTGGAGCTGGCGGGCAACGCGGCCCGAGACAACAAGAAGACGCGTATCATCCCTCGCCACTTGCAGCTGGCCATCCGCAACGACGAGGAGCTCAACAAGCTGCTGGGCAAGGTGACCATCGCTCAGGGCGGCGTCCTGCCCAACATCCAGGCCGTGCTGCTGCCCAAGAAGACCGAGAGTCACCACAAAGCCAAAGGCAAGTAA
- the LOC100922922 gene encoding histone H2B type 2-E, producing the protein MPEPAKSAPAPKKGSKKAVTKAQKKDGKKRKRSRKESYSIYVYKVLKQVHPDTGISSKAMGIMNSFVNDIFERIAGEASRLAHYNKRSTITSREIQTAVRLLLPGELAKHAVSEGTKAVTKYTSSK; encoded by the coding sequence ATGCCTGAGCCCGCCAAGTCCGCTCCTGCCCCGAAGAAGGGTTCCAAAAAGGCCGTCACCAAGGCCCAGAAGAAGGACGGCAAGAAGCGCAAGCGCAGCCGCAAGGAAAGCTACTCCATCTACGTGTACAAGGTGCTGAAGCAGGTGCACCCCGACACGGGCATCTCCTCCAAAGCCATGGGCATCATGAACTCCTTCGTCAACGATATCTTCGAGCGCATCGCCGGCGAGGCGTCCCGCCTGGCGCATTACAACAAACGCTCCACCATCACGTCCCGGGAGATCCAGACTGCCGTGCGTCTGCTGCTGCCCGGGGAGCTGGCCAAGCACGCCGTGTCCGAGGGCACCAAGGCCGTCACCAAGTACACCAGCTCCAAGTAA